In the genome of Melospiza melodia melodia isolate bMelMel2 chromosome 20, bMelMel2.pri, whole genome shotgun sequence, the window tttggctgcctgcaggcaGCCATGGGAATTGTTTGCTCATGGAAACTTCTGTTCTGAGCATCTTGCAGACCAAAAAAAGCTCGGTGTAGGAAATGTTTGAGTCTGACGCGCGTGACATTGGTCTGCAAACGGGGGTCCCTGGGAGACTCCTGGTGTGCTGGCTCTGTGGCTTGGTTTGCTGGGCTCCCTGATCCCTGAGCCTGCAGATGAGGCAGGAATTGGGATGCAGCAAGTCCAGGGTTGCTGCTGTGTGTCTGCTGGGAGCAGTGAGGCTGCTGACATGGGACAGCAGTGCCAGAGAGTGGCCAAAGGgccttctcctcatcctcctccccatGCTGGCAGAGTCTCCTCAGTGTGCCAGagtgctgtccctgctggtgaATGACACTGGAATCCCTCATCTGTTTCTTGGCTGCTCTTAAGGGATTTGGGAGAGATTTCTGGGCCACAGCAGGTGGGTGCTTTGTTCCATGGGCAATTTCTGCCGCTCTCCAGCCGTGTGCCACAGAGTGCCCTCTGGGATGGGCAGAGGGCtccagctggcacagcagctcccttGTGCTTGGGCCGAGCCTCTGGGAGTCTCCATGGGGCTGATGTGCTGTATGGTCTGTCCTGCAGCAAAAATCCATGCCTGGAGCTTTGGAGAGGCTGCTCTGGAATGCTGCTCTGTGCCTGTatccctggggctgctcagggaaggcTGCCAGGCCTGGCCTTGGATGCTGTCAACTATCCTTGGTCTGGCAGGAGCCTGCTTGGTGCaggtccctgctgctctgggggagCTCCCTGAGCCTGTGAAAAACCCCAGCACTTTTCTGGCTGCCTCACAGGGTTGGCAGGCAGCCCGTGGATCCCTGGGCCAGCTCCTGCCGGGCTTGCTCACACCTGCACTGCTCCAGCATCCCAAACGCTCCCTGCCTGGCCCTGATcccagcagagcctgaccccacatccctcctggagctgcactgtgccagcaccgcgtgctgggagcagggcagacGTGTGGGTgggcagctcccactgctctCCCAGCCCGGGCAGTGCTCCAGCTTCACCTTGCTTTCAGCCTCCCTCAGCCCAGACACACTCCAGATCACAGTGGGATCGTGGGGGTGATGGCAGCACCCCACGTGGGTCCAAGGGGATGAGCtgctcagccctggcagcactggcccAGCCAGCTGGAGGGGCTGCCCAACCAAAACCCAGCGAGGCAGTTTCCTTCCTGGCAGCTCCGTCAGCAGGAAGGGGAGCTGGCTGGAAATGGGAGCTGTCAGCAGCCATGGAGCTGcccactgcagccctgggcaTCGTCCGCTGTGTTTCCTGCCAGCACAAAGGGACCTGCCCGTGCAAACAACCACTGAGGGAGCAGCAAACCCCCTGGGGAGGTGATGGTGCTGTGCTTGGAAACAGCCACCTgctcctcagctgctccagcAAGCAGGgaaacacagccctgggcaggcaggagagGATTTGGGAGCTGTTGGCCACTGCTCTCAGagctctggcacagctggcatgtgCCACCCGAGCAGGGACATGAggaggggaggctgtgctggggttTGCAGGGTGTTGTGGGGGGTGACTGGGCTTGTGGGGCCCACCTTGCTGCATACCCTGGCTGAGGACTGTGGGGAAAAGGACACATAaggctgtggagctgctggagagagtccagaggaggcaccagagatgctctgagggctggagccaggctgggagagctgggggtgctcacctggagaggagaaggctccagggagagctcagagccccttgcagggcctgaaggggctccaggagagctggagagggactggggacaagggatggagggacaggacacagggaatggctcccagtgccagagggcagggctggatgggatattgggaattgggaattgttccctgtgagggcgggcaggccctggcacagggtgcccagcaggccctggcacagggtgcccagagcagctggggctgcccctggcagtATCCAAAGctaggctggacagggcttggagtaccctgggatagtggaaggtgaccctgcccatggaatgagatggtctttaatgtccctgccaacccaaaccattccatcacTGTGTGAtttggggctgctgctgtgaTGAGGAGTtgcagtgggattttgggggctctGTTTTGGTCCCTGCTGgtgcaggcagccccagggctaagctGGCTCAGCTCCCCACGCAGGGTAGGCACCGACTGCCTCGCCTGGACTTTGGTCCTGGCTGGTGCCCAGTGCCAGGGAAACCAGGGGCACAGGAAACTGTGGGCATGGAGCTGGCTCCAGGGGCCTCAGGATCTGGCCATGCACAGAGACAGAACCACACCTGCCCTTCTGCCCAGGATGAGCAGGTGGAAAGGCTGAGACACTTATCAGGGTGCACATCCCTGCTTTCCATGGCCCCACAGGGGTGTGGGGGACTGGACTGGGGGCTGGGGAACCTCCTCTGTGTCCTCAGTGCTTCCCATGTGGGGCAGACTCACTCTCCACCTTGACTCCAGAGTTTGcttttccagctcccagcaggatctgCCTTTGAGGCAGTGCCAGGCTTGTTTGGAGCTGTTTGCAAGCCACAAAGCCTCTGCTGGGCCTCTGGCAGCTCCCCCGTGCTGCTGGGGCTTGACTGCCATTCCAGctggcatccctgcatcccagggGCTCAGGGACACTGCTCCTTGTTTGGGATCAGCAGGGGACCAGCCTGTGGCCGTGGtgctggcctggctgcccccttGCCCCGGGACACTCTGTGTTTCCCCTGacgctgtgtctgtgtgtctgtcctgcagATCCGCCTGCGCTGCCAGAAGGGGATCCCGCCCTCGCTGCGGGGCCGTGCCTGGCAGTACCTGTCTGGGAGCAAGGTCAAGCTGGAGCAGAACATGGGCAAGTTTGATGTGAGTCCtgctgggaaccctcctgcaccACCGGGgagggggcactgctggggtggctcCCATCACCAGGgagggggcactgctggggtggctcCTGCTGGGGCTTGGGTGTTTGTTGGCATCTCAGAAATCTTGTGGGGGGTGTCAAGGGTGTTGCTCACCCCAATCTTGCCCTCCCCAGGAACTGGACCTCCTCACAGGAGACCCGAAGTGGCTGGATGTGATCGAGCGGGATCTCCACCGGCAGTTCCCCTTCCATGAGATGTTCGTCTCACGTGGAGGCCATGGGTATGTGagtccagccctcagcagccatGGATGGGGTGGGCACTGTCTGTCCCAGCTCATGGAGCCACACTCATGTGCCCAGTGTCCTCCCTATACTCCCACAGTCACAGAGCGTCCACTGGCTGAAAACAGGATGGCTCAGGCCAGCTCTGACACCCAGTGGGGTGGGAATTGCCATGACAGGAGGGCAGAGGGAGTAGGTGGCAGCCTGTGCCCTCCATTTCACCAGGAAAATGCTGCTCCCAGCGTgttggggagcagctgtgcccctgtgtTGCTGCTGGGTCCCTGCCTGTCCATGGCTCACCCTGGGCAGGGTGGTTGTATCCATGGCTCGAGTCCCAGATCCAGGCAGGATCTGCGCTCTGCTGTGTCCTGCGGCCCTGGGCTTGTGTGGAAAAGGGATCCCAGCCAGGGACTgagccaggctcagcctggcatGCACGGGGAAGGCTGCTGGGCCACGTGCAtgctgtgtgcccagctgtgtgtgccgtgtgtgcccagctgtgtgtgCCATGTGTGCCGTGTGTGCCTGACTGTGCCATGTGCccggtgtgcccagctgtgtgtgtgtgccgtgtgcccagctgtgtgtaccgtgtgcccagctgtgtgtgcccagctgtgtgtgcccagctgtgcgtGCCGTGTGTGCCCCGCTGTGTGTGCCATGTGCCCAGCGGTGTGTGCCATGTGCccagctgtgtgtgcccagctgtgcgtgccatgtgtgcccagctgtgcgtgccgtgtgtgcccagctgtgtgtgccatgtgcccagctgtgcgtgccctgtgtgcccagctgtgcgtgcccagtgtgcccagctgtgtgtgctgtgtgtgcccagctgtgtgtgcccagctgtgtgccgtgtgtgcccagctgtgcgcACCGCGTGCccagctgtgtgtgcccagctgtaCGTGCcgtgtgtgcccagctgtgtgtgcccagctgtgtgtgccgtgtgcccagctgtgcacaccatgtgcccagctgtgcatgctgtgtgcccagctgtgcgtgcccagtgtgcccagctgtgcccggtgTCCCCGCAGGCAGCAGGACCTGTTCCGGGTGCTGAAGGCGTACACGCTGTACCGCCCAGAGGAGGGGTACTGCCAGGCCCAGGCGCCCATCGCCGCCGTCCTGCTCATGCACATGCCAGCTGAGGTACGGGCACGCGGCTCCGGGACAGAGCTGGCACCTCCCGGGGGGTGTGGGGCCCCTTGGGGGGTGCTGATGGGAGGGGTGCCCGGCTCAGGGCTACTCACAGTGCCCCAGGGgtgctctgctgctccccaccCTCTCCCCTGGTCCCTGGGAGCAGGCAGTGGGTCACAGGGATGTCCTCTGGCTGCTCACCTGCTGTCCCTTGGCTTGCAGCAAGCGTTCTGGTGCCTGGTGCAGATCTGTGAGAAGTACCTCCCTGGCTACTACAGCGAGAAACTGGTGAGTAAAGGGCTCATGGTGCTTTCAGCAgtggcagggacctgcagggtGCTGCGTGTGGGTTGGGGCAACCCCCAGGATCAATCTGGGTTGGGGATGGAGGgatcaggagcagccctggggtgaAGGACTTTGGGGTGCTGCTGGGTCAGGGTTGGCCATGCCCTGGCCGTGTGTCCTGGGCTGAGcccccagtgtgggcagcaggggagggagaattctgtccctctgccctgctcaggtgaggccccacctgcagagctggcccagcacaggagggacctggagctgctggagcaagtcTAGAGGAATccatggagcccctctgctctggagccaggctgggagagctgggggtgctcacctggagaggagaaggctccagggagagctcagagccccttgcagggcctgaaggggctccaggagagctggcagggactggggacaagggatggagggacaggacacaggcaatggctcccagtgccagagggcagggatgggtgggatattgggaattgggaattgttccctggcagggtgggcaggccctggcacagggtgcccagagcagctggggctgcccctggatccctggcagtgcccaaggccaggctggatggcactgggagcagcctgggacagtggaaggtacCACATGGCAATTGGATGGAATGTGATGagttttaatgtcccttccaaaccattccatgattctgaatCTCCAGGCCAAAAACTCTTCAGCTCCTCACCCTGGGGAAAGAAAGGGGTCTGTGGAGGGGCTGGGtatccccagagtgtccctgctgtgctgaggctccctgaagcatttcacattcagggatgggggtCTCAGTGCAGCATCCATGGGACACAGCTCTGCTCAAATCAGGTGTAGAGGGTTGGCTGCCCctgctggggggcactgggggctgaTCCAGGGCTGGGGTACTCACTGGgatgctgctccctgtccctgcaggaagcCATCCAGCTGGACGGACAGATCCTCTTCTCCCTGCTGCACAAGGTCTCACCTGTGGCCTACAAGCACCTGAGCAAGCAGAAGATCGACCCCATCCTGTACATGACGGAGTGGTTCATGTGCGCCTTCTCCCGCACGCTGCCCTGGAGCTCCGTGCTGCGCGTCTGGGACATGTTCTTCTGTGAAGGTGGGAGCtcccaccatcctcatcctcatcatcctcctcatGGGGTGGCTGCACTCCCCACGGCCATGGGACCTGTAGCAGGGCAGGTTTGGGGCAGCCACATGCCTGGGGTGGAGGTGGGCTGTGTTCCTGGGGGTTAGGAGGTGTGTACATCCCAAATTCTCCCTCTTGCATGTCCTGACTGTTAGTGGGACTAgatctgctgccccacagcattTGAGGGACATGGTGGCAGTGTCACCCTGTCCTGCCTGGTGCTCACTGCCTCACGTCTCCTCTTGCAGGAGTGAAGATCATCTTCCGGGTGGGCCTGGTGCTGCTCAAACACACCCTGGGCTCCTCGGACAAGCTCAAATCCTGCCAGGGCCAGTATGAGACCATGGAGAGGCTGAGGGCCCTCAGCCCCAAAATCATGCAGGAGGCCTTCCTGGTGCAGGAGGTGAGGTGCTGGGGGCGGTCTGGGGGGCCAGTGCTGCCAGACCGGGCTGTCCCTGGGTGGGTGgagcatgggcagcagctcccgAAAGGCTCGGTTAGCAGTGGCCTGTGCCCTGAGGGGGATCCCACACCCAGCCCCGGTGGCGCTGTCGCTGATGGCACAAGTGTCCCCGCAGGTCATCGAGCTGCCGGTGACGGAGCGTCAGATCGAGCGGGAGCACCtgatccagctgaagaagtggcgGGAGACGCACGGAGAGCTGCAGTGCAAATCCCCCCCGCGCCTGCACGGCGCCAAGGCCATCAGCGAGGCGGAGCCCGCGCCGCGCAAGGCGCTGGAGCCCGTGCCCTCCATCATCGTTTCCCCCGGGCCCGCCCCCGTGCCCAAGGCCCGCAAGAGCAAGGAGAAGAGCCGGGAAAAGGGCCCGGCCAGTCCTGCCAACGGCCCCGGGGCCGAGGGCAACGGGGCGCCCGGCACGACCCGGGAGCTGCTGCACCCCCAGGTCTCCCCCCACCACCAGTCCAAGGAGAGCCTGAGCTCCCGGGAGAGCGAGGACACGTACTTGTAGGGCCCGGCCCACCCCCGGGCAGCCGGGCTCAGCGGGGCTGCGCACGGACCCGGGCGCGACGACACCGAGGGGGACCCCTGGCACCCGGCGCTGGGGGCTCTGAGctggagggatgggacaggggggcTCTGCGGCCCCGTGAGAACAGCGTGGCCCTCTCGGGGCATCCGTGGAGCTTGGCCAGGTGTGGTGACCAAAGGGGACACCGTGGGTCTGCGCTGGGTGCCCACCCCGCAGGGTGCTGGCACCACGAGCGGTGGGAGCCCGGGCAGGGGGTGGCTGAGCCACCCGAGCTCCCTCCCCACACTGGGGGGCTGGGCTGCCCCTCGGGCCCCTCTCCCCGTCCCAGAGCCCCTCGACCCAtcaccccccgggtcccccctgtGGCCCCCACCCTGCGCCAgccgggcagccccagccccggctcccGAGCACTTaggcctggcacagggcactgGGGGTACACGAGGAGCCCTGGGACCCCTCGCCCCCTCTTATCTAGTGAGGATATATCAAGCTGTAGCCCTTTATGTAGTACCCAACTTACCTACTCACTGAGCCTATTTATTATTCCTCCGAGGCAGGACAGGGACCGAGGCAGGATGCGCTAGAGGCAGCAGGATTTGATGCCGAGTTTTGGGGCTAAAgcccccccatcccatcccctcccaccccCAAGTtgcccacagctcagggggagtGTTTACCCTGCCAGGGCTCGCCCCACCACTGCTGCCCCCCGGGCCCAGCGCAGGTGAGACGGGGTGGGTGAGCAGCAGCCAGGTGCTCCCTGGTTGTGGGGTCCCCTCTGccccccctgccctcccgaggGTGGGTGGTGGCTTTGTAAAATAAAGCGGGAAAAGCAGTTTTGTACAAAGGGGTCAATAAAGCGAGTGTGTAAAGGCGCAGCCCTGGCTCCCACCTCTCTTGGCCTGGGATGGGGGTGGAGGGTGGCAGGAGGCAAGGGTGGTGTCACCTCACGCTTGCTGCACCAGTACCAGCTTCGGGGGACATCTGGACCCTTCCCACGGTTCTCTGTCCCTGTGGAACACCCTCCCCTGCATCCCATTTGCACTGGGCACTGACCCTGGCATGCACCCTTCCCTGGGTCCCATCTGCCCTGGCtgcccttgtcctggggggcaggtgctgggcagtgACCTGGGACTGGCCGCGCTGCTGTCACCgctctgtcactgctctgtcaCTGCAAAGGgtggcccagccctgctgtctcACCCAGCCTTGGGGCTGCCCGTTTGAAGTGGAATGGGAGGAGACTGAGACCTGCCCCAGCTTGTGATAGTGGTGGCTGCCAGGCTCTGGTGCACTCCCATCCCAGCACCCAGGCCTTTCCCCCTCTCCCACTGTCACAGCTCCTGTGGCTGAACAGGGCCAGGGACCCCTAATTAATTCCATGACACCCCAGAACTCAGTTTCCCATCCAAAATGGTGCCCAGGCCATCTCTCTCCTTCTGGCAGGCAGGAATTATGCCCAAACCTTCATTCCTCCCTCCAGAACTCCCTTTTCCTGGGGGTGGCCCTGGTTTggtgaattccctctccaggccTGGTGTTGAGCATGTGGGACCCGGCTGGGTGCAGGGGTTGGGGGTGGAATGGGGCTCCCAGAGGGTCTCCttgggcacccccagggctgcagTTCGGGGGTACCCCGGGACTCGAGTTGGAACTGCTCCAGACACCCCGGGGGGCTGAATTTGGCTGGGTTTGGGCACCACGGAGTTCTGTACTGGGGCTGGTTCCGGGGCTCCGGTGCGGCTATCCCGGGGCTCCGAACCGGGGCTGCTCCCGGGGTGCCGGGCCCGGGTCGCGGCCTCTCGCGGTGCGGGGCGGTGCCGGGCCTGTCCCGGGGCGGTGCCGGGCCTGTCCCGGGGCGGTGCCGGGTCGGGTCCCGGGGCGATGCGGGGCGGTCCAGGCCCAGGCAGGCGGTCACAGGGCGGTCCCAGCGAGATGCGCAGCGTTCCCGGATCGGTCCCCGGGCCGTCACGGGGCGTGGACGAACGGCGGCGGGGCGGTCCCAGGGCGGTTCCGGGGCGATGCGAGGCGGTCCCGGGGCAatgcggggcgggcccgggccgGTCCCGGGGCGATGCGGGGCGGTTCCGGGGCGGGCCCGTGTCCGCCCTTatagcggcggcggcggcggctcccggggcggcgcggccGCCATGGACCTGCACATCCTGGAGCACCGGGTGCGGGTGCTGAGCCTGGCCCGCCGCGGGCTCTGGCTCTACACCCACCCGCTGCTcaagctgctcttcctgccccagCGCTGCCGGTACCGGCCTTTCTCcccccaccctcctcctcctcctcctcctcttcttcccccCCCGACTCCCGGCCCCGGGAGACGCTGGCGGTTTTGAGGTCTGCAGCACCGATTTTTTCTGCTTCAGATGCAAGTTCTTCAGCCTGACGGAGACCCCCGAGGACTACACGGTCATGCTGGACGAGGAGGGCTTCAAAGGTACCGAGCAGGGCGGGCTGGCACCGCGGGCACCACTGTGCGCGTCCCCAGCCCGGCTCCGCGCCTGGGCCCAGGGAGCGAGTCCCGGCTTGTGCTTGGCTCCCTCGGAGCGTGCCCGTCCCGTCCCCTCGGCGCCTGCGCCGGGGATGTGCCGGCTTGCCCGGCCGAGGCTCTCCGGC includes:
- the TBC1D10A gene encoding TBC1 domain family member 10A; protein product: MAKSRGGGGPSSPGGRSLAGTRESLADPGGDELSSLGSDSEINGGGPEERRVDKFGFIVGSRGAEGTLEEVPLEVLRQRESKWLDMLNNWDKWMAKKHKKIRLRCQKGIPPSLRGRAWQYLSGSKVKLEQNMGKFDELDLLTGDPKWLDVIERDLHRQFPFHEMFVSRGGHGQQDLFRVLKAYTLYRPEEGYCQAQAPIAAVLLMHMPAEQAFWCLVQICEKYLPGYYSEKLEAIQLDGQILFSLLHKVSPVAYKHLSKQKIDPILYMTEWFMCAFSRTLPWSSVLRVWDMFFCEGVKIIFRVGLVLLKHTLGSSDKLKSCQGQYETMERLRALSPKIMQEAFLVQEVIELPVTERQIEREHLIQLKKWRETHGELQCKSPPRLHGAKAISEAEPAPRKALEPVPSIIVSPGPAPVPKARKSKEKSREKGPASPANGPGAEGNGAPGTTRELLHPQVSPHHQSKESLSSRESEDTYL